The Streptomyces fungicidicus nucleotide sequence CGCGCTGCCAGGCCGGTAGTTCCGCGAGTCGGGACGCAGCTTGCTCGGAGCCTTTGAAGTGGGGGATGCGGCCGTGAACGGAGGAGTCGTGGACGGCGTCGGCGGCGGTCAAGACGTCCCAGACCTGTGTGCGTACCGCCTGCTTGAAGCGGTCCAGGGAGTTGACTGCCACGGTTTTCTCCTTCGCTTTTCTACGCTGCCGTCATCAGGCCGAACAGTCTGTCGTGGACCTCTGCGACGAACGGTTCCTGTCGCCAGGGACGTAGTTCTCGGGCGGCTCCGAAGACGATGTTCATGCCCCCGCCCCCACGTGTGGTCTCCAGCTCGGTGATGGCCTCGGTGAGGCTGGCGACTCCAGCTTCGACGTCGCGTTGGCGGATACGGGCGAGCGTAAGGTTTCCCAGCACGATCGCACGGGACTTTCGTCTGTCCCCGAGCTTCTCCGCCGTGTCGGCCAGCAGGAGCTCGGCCCGTCTGTGGTCACCGAGGGACAGGTAACAGGAGCCCGCGAGTCGGCCGAATTGGGTGGGCGACACCAGGTCGGCGGCGGCGTCGCCCGAGTCCACGTGATCGAGTCGGCGTTCCGCGCTGGAGAGTGCACGTTCGCAATCCGAGGCCGATCGCAGTATGGCGTGTGCCTCCGCGACGTGCAGGAGCGCCAGGCCGGAGAGGGCGGGACTCGTGCGGGCGGCCCTTTCCGCTGCCTGTTCCGCGAGGGCGAGACCGGCCCGCGTGTCGTGGGCGCCGTACAGCGCGACGTAGCAGGTGCGCAGTAAGGCGTGGGCTTCGAGGGTGGTGTCCCGTAGGCGGCGGGCGAGGTCTGCGCTCTGTTCGTAGTAGGTGGTCGCGGTGGCGTGGTCGCGGCGCTGAGAGGCGTCCCAGATCAGCTGACCCATGAGGGTGCACGCGTCGGCGTGCAGGGCGTGCAGTTCCCTCTGGACACGGCCGCGGGAGGAGCCGGCGGCGAACTGATCGATGCGATTGAGCTGCGCTGCCGCCTCCGCGATCAGACCGGCCGAAGGCACACGGTCATATCGCGCGGCGCAGTCGTCGAAGCATGTGCGGAGTGTGGCTACGGCGCGCAGGTCGATGCGGTCCGGGTGCAGGATCGCGTAATCGAGGGAGTCCTCTCCCGGCCTGCCAGTTGACGGCTGTGCTGTCAACAGGTCGTTGAGGCCCTCGGCATCGACGCGCAGAAGGCGAGCCAGCCGTGGACGCATCCAGGGCTGCGGGGCGGTGCGGCCTGCTTCCCAGCGGGTGATGGTGGAGCGGTCCACCCGCATGTGTTCGGCAAGAGCCTCTTGGGTGAGCCCCACAGTGCGGCGTCGCGCTGCGAGGCCGTTGCGATGGTGCGCCATGAGATGTCTCCCGTTCGCCGGCCCTGCCAGGGACGTGCGGCTGCGCGACTCCCCAGGTGAGGCGTGGGTGTGACACAGGGATGCCGCAATGGTGCGTCCATT carries:
- a CDS encoding helix-turn-helix transcriptional regulator; protein product: MAHHRNGLAARRRTVGLTQEALAEHMRVDRSTITRWEAGRTAPQPWMRPRLARLLRVDAEGLNDLLTAQPSTGRPGEDSLDYAILHPDRIDLRAVATLRTCFDDCAARYDRVPSAGLIAEAAAQLNRIDQFAAGSSRGRVQRELHALHADACTLMGQLIWDASQRRDHATATTYYEQSADLARRLRDTTLEAHALLRTCYVALYGAHDTRAGLALAEQAAERAARTSPALSGLALLHVAEAHAILRSASDCERALSSAERRLDHVDSGDAAADLVSPTQFGRLAGSCYLSLGDHRRAELLLADTAEKLGDRRKSRAIVLGNLTLARIRQRDVEAGVASLTEAITELETTRGGGGMNIVFGAARELRPWRQEPFVAEVHDRLFGLMTAA